A stretch of Lathyrus oleraceus cultivar Zhongwan6 chromosome 6, CAAS_Psat_ZW6_1.0, whole genome shotgun sequence DNA encodes these proteins:
- the LOC127095498 gene encoding uncharacterized protein LOC127095498: MSQQSNSSPSKNMPYSPSAEPSNPNREDPVADSVNTPHARRPKETVSGFSSSIVLEERTKEGSRYVHNAIATIVTGILSGNHEVPGVSIPLNIIEPDSVVDQENTESLGKNISDDVEQTDAHKESNVDKPLDNVAGEEVHVTHDVSDNPNCEAETVDLEEFSDNELLSSVLPSIAKRVRTKREKKTVAQRSPRKKIDVPTSSKTTVAVESSLKRKVHGPTKSWSKVKRLALERELAQNILDCKDIMDLIQEAGLMKTVTQFPKCYEMLVKEFIVNLSEECADGKSKEFRKVYVRGKCVNFSPSVINKYLGRPDEAQPELEVTDNKICQVITANQVRKWPLKGKLVASKLSVKYAMLHKIGAANWVPTNHKSTVAVMLGKFIYDVGTKAKFDYGSYIFDQTLKHAGSFSVKGPIAFPSLICGIVLNQFPNILTENDSVKKSDSHMSFNHKLFLGTHVSDIVMTSGETSRVSNQPGKAAVIAMLKETCRELEARKLNLEKLISYLEMTEGDVLADGGEFGEVVDVAEEAERQGEEGEADASPDDGTYDDADSESDD; encoded by the exons ATGTCTCAACAATCCAACTCTTCTCCTTCCAAGAACATGCCTTATTCTCCTAGCGCTGAACCAAGCAACCCTAACAGAGAAGATCCTGTTGCTGACTCTGTGAATACCCcacatgcaagaagacctaaagaaactgTATCAGGCTTCTCCTCATCCATCGTTCTTGAGGAACGAACCAAAGAAGGTTCTAGGTATGTTCACAATGCCATTGCCACTATAGTGACTGGAATACTGTCTGGAAATCATGAGGTCCCTGGGGTTTCCATTCCCTTAAACATTATTGAACCTGATAGTGTTGTTGATCAAGAAAATACTGAGTCTTTAGGAAAGAATATTTCTGATGATGTTGAGCAAACCGATGCCCATAAGGAGTCAAATGTTGACAAACCCTTAGATAATGTGGCTGGTGAGGAAGTTCATGTCACTcatgatgtcagtgacaaccctaactGTGAGGCTGAAACAGTAGACTTGGAGGAATTTTCTGATAATGAGTTGTTGTCCTCTGTCctccctagcatagccaaaagggttaggactaaGAGAGAAAAGAAAACTGTGGCTCAAAGGTCCCCCAGAAAGAAGATTGATGTTCCAACCTCTTCCAAGACAACGGTGGCAGTTGAGAGTTCCCTCAAGAGGAAAGTTCATGGTCCAaccaaatcttggagcaaagtg AAGAGGCTGGCTTTGGAAAGGGAATTAGCTCAGAATATCCTAGACTGTAAGGATATTATGGATCTTATTCAAGAGGCTGGTTTAATGAAGACTGTGACTCAGTTTCCAAAGTGCTATGAGATGTTGGTAAAGGAATTTATTGTTAATTTGTCTGAAGAATGTGCTGATGGCAAGTCTAAGGAATTCAGGAAAGTGTATGTGAGAGGCAAGTGTGTAAATTTCTCTCCTTCAGTGATCAATAAGTATTTGGGAAGGCCTGATGAAGCTCAACctgagcttgaagtgactgacaacaaaatctgtcaagtcatcactgctaatCAGGTAAGAAAGTGGCCTCTCAAAGGAAAATTGGTGGCAAGTAAACTGAGTGTCAAGTATGCAATGCTGCACAAGATTGGAGCTGCTAACTGGGTGCCCACCAATCATAAATCTACAGTTGCTGTAATGCTTGGAAAGTTTATATATGATGTTGGAACCAAAGCCAAATTTGACTATGGCTCCTATATTTTTGATCAAACTTTGAAGCATGCAGgaagcttcagtgtgaagggtcctatagcctttccttctcTCATCTGTGGTATTGTTTTGAATCAGTTTCCAAACATCTTAACTGAGAATGATTCTGTGAAGAAAAGCGACAGCCATATGTCTTTCAATCATAAGTTGTTCCTAGGTACCCATGTCtctgacattgtcatgacatcaggtGAGACATCACGTGTAAGCAATCAGCCAGGTAAAGCTGCTGTCATTGCAATGCTCAAAGAAACCTGCAGGGAATtagaggcaaggaagctgaaCTTGGAAAAATTGATTAGCTATTTGGAGATGACTGAAGGTGATGTGCTAGCTGATGGTGGAGAATTTGGTGAAGTTGTTGATGTTGCAGAAGAAGCTGAAAGGCAAGGTGAAGAGGGAGAAGCAGATGCCAGTCCTGATGATGGCACATATGATGATGCTGACTCTGAGTCAGATGACTAG